The Sulfurimonas hydrogeniphila genome includes a window with the following:
- a CDS encoding KpsF/GutQ family sugar-phosphate isomerase encodes MNYKTIAQETLNIEANTLLNAAKNIDDAFNKAVEIILACKGKLVVSGVGKSGLIGAKMAATFASTGTPSFFLHPTEALHGDLGMIDKNDVVIAISYSGESEELSSILPHIKRFGIPLIGMTRDKHSTLGQYSDIVIKVVVEKEACPLNIAPTSSTTLTLALGDAMAVALMKARDFKKSDFASFHPGGALGKKLFIKVKNLMKSDDLPVVSKDAKVKDAILKISEGRLGTVLITDNAGKLAALMSDGDVRRALLRDDFSLEDDVLKYATSDPMSIDDEEMLASDALVLIEEKKIQLLVVTDKDKKIQGVLHIHTLIEKGIS; translated from the coding sequence ATGAATTATAAAACAATTGCACAGGAAACATTAAATATCGAAGCAAATACCCTGCTCAATGCGGCAAAAAACATTGATGATGCCTTTAACAAAGCTGTAGAAATCATACTTGCATGCAAAGGCAAACTTGTTGTGAGCGGTGTTGGAAAAAGCGGACTTATCGGTGCAAAAATGGCGGCTACCTTTGCCTCGACAGGAACACCGAGCTTTTTTCTGCACCCAACAGAAGCACTGCATGGCGATCTTGGCATGATAGACAAAAATGATGTTGTTATTGCTATCAGTTATTCGGGAGAGAGCGAAGAACTCAGTTCTATTTTGCCGCATATCAAACGTTTTGGCATACCGCTTATAGGCATGACACGGGACAAACACTCAACGCTTGGACAGTACAGTGATATAGTCATTAAGGTTGTTGTTGAAAAAGAGGCCTGTCCTCTCAATATCGCACCGACAAGCTCGACAACACTGACGCTTGCACTCGGTGATGCCATGGCTGTGGCTCTGATGAAGGCCAGAGATTTTAAAAAGAGTGATTTTGCTTCTTTTCATCCCGGCGGCGCTTTGGGAAAAAAACTTTTTATTAAAGTGAAAAATCTGATGAAAAGCGATGATCTGCCTGTAGTTTCAAAAGATGCAAAAGTAAAAGATGCTATTTTGAAAATAAGCGAAGGCAGGCTCGGAACTGTTTTGATAACCGATAATGCAGGAAAGCTTGCAGCACTTATGAGTGACGGCGATGTCCGCCGGGCACTTTTAAGAGATGACTTTTCACTTGAAGATGATGTGCTTAAATATGCCACATCTGATCCTATGAGTATAGATGATGAAGAGATGCTTGCGAGTGATGCACTTGTTTTAATAGAAGAGAAAAAAATCCAGCTTCTGGTTGTAACAGACAAGGACAAAAAGATACAGGGCGTACTTCATATTCATACGCTCATAGAAAAAGGAATTTCATAA
- a CDS encoding ATP-binding protein encodes MRNVIGRYLDTIDALRLENRMLTHNTLILGEEGAGKTNLACKIRNFVIDNNVPTLYMDFADSHEDDVELRYKDEHFNYIRFEESEAFDEAFAALVAEKKHIYMAVNPNFFATKREKKSKLSKVISQQELLDNYYYFFHDIENLNGFYTKFEDFLLYMLSFTNLQKQGFTFLAQPHPTFENPHLKLLFSFLYVGKCSNANYFNTAILKTLKKNHFYYQYRTAYPTLLFNDIKSSMVKIDEYVPEV; translated from the coding sequence ATGAGAAATGTTATTGGTAGATATTTGGATACTATTGATGCTTTAAGATTAGAAAACAGAATGCTCACACACAATACATTGATTTTGGGTGAAGAGGGTGCGGGCAAGACAAACCTGGCCTGCAAAATAAGGAATTTTGTCATTGACAATAATGTACCCACGCTCTATATGGACTTTGCAGATTCCCATGAGGATGATGTTGAGCTCAGATACAAAGATGAGCACTTTAACTATATTCGTTTTGAAGAGAGCGAAGCGTTTGATGAGGCTTTTGCTGCACTTGTAGCTGAAAAAAAGCATATCTATATGGCTGTCAATCCTAATTTTTTTGCCACCAAAAGAGAGAAAAAAAGCAAACTTTCAAAAGTAATTTCCCAGCAGGAACTTTTGGACAACTATTACTATTTTTTCCATGATATTGAAAACCTCAATGGATTTTATACAAAATTTGAAGATTTTTTACTCTATATGCTCAGCTTCACAAATCTTCAAAAACAGGGCTTTACATTTTTGGCACAGCCGCATCCGACTTTTGAGAACCCGCATCTCAAACTGTTGTTTTCCTTTCTTTATGTAGGAAAATGTTCCAATGCCAACTATTTCAATACAGCCATTTTAAAAACACTGAAAAAAAACCACTTTTACTACCAGTACAGAACTGCCTACCCTACACTGCTCTTTAACGATATAAAAAGCAGTATGGTAAAAATAGACGAGTATGTTCCTGAAGTCTGA
- a CDS encoding NAD(P)H-hydrate dehydratase, with product MQKIFEEVAPLDQRCYQEFFLSEDILMEHAANGMASYIRANFSNEENILIVTGSGNNGADGIALARLLHGEHNVCLLYARDPKSQMALLQEKRAKALHVKQIKEFQECDILVDAIVGTGFSGEFSAEIANLLHVMNTVKAFKIACDVPSGLTKSGACAKTTFCADVTLTMGALKKALFLDEAKEQTGKIEVLDLGVARKLYETQTNWQLLDLCDLQLPTRKEKNTHKGSFGHLSLLCGEKPGASIMSALGALRFGAGLVTLVGYENHQMLHIPHSLMYAHALPANTTAIACGMGLGTEFSDAELKELLNNDLPLLVDADLFAMPLVLEILERKNIVLTPHPKEFVSLLKLTELADITVGELQKKRFFYVELFCKAYPDATLLLKGANVIIGAGDAFFINPHGSAKLAKAGSGDVLSGLIGSLLAQGKTPLDAAIHGSLAHTKLAQNYSGADFSLTPENLIQGIGNL from the coding sequence ATGCAAAAGATATTTGAAGAGGTTGCCCCGCTTGATCAAAGATGCTACCAAGAGTTCTTTTTAAGCGAAGATATTTTAATGGAACATGCCGCAAACGGCATGGCCTCCTATATAAGAGCCAACTTCTCAAACGAAGAGAACATCCTCATAGTCACAGGAAGCGGCAACAACGGAGCAGATGGAATCGCTTTGGCACGGCTTTTGCATGGTGAGCATAATGTCTGCCTTTTGTATGCCAGAGACCCAAAGTCCCAAATGGCTTTGCTACAGGAAAAAAGAGCCAAGGCTTTACATGTAAAGCAGATAAAAGAATTTCAGGAATGTGATATCCTTGTTGATGCCATTGTCGGCACAGGCTTCAGTGGAGAATTTTCTGCAGAAATTGCAAACCTTTTACATGTAATGAACACAGTCAAGGCTTTTAAAATTGCCTGTGATGTGCCAAGCGGGCTTACAAAAAGCGGTGCCTGTGCAAAAACAACCTTTTGTGCAGATGTGACGCTGACAATGGGAGCTTTAAAAAAAGCACTCTTTTTGGACGAAGCAAAAGAGCAGACAGGAAAGATTGAAGTTCTGGATTTGGGAGTTGCAAGAAAACTCTATGAAACACAGACAAACTGGCAGCTTCTGGATCTGTGTGATTTACAGCTTCCGACAAGAAAAGAAAAAAATACCCATAAAGGCAGTTTTGGCCATTTAAGCCTGCTTTGCGGTGAAAAACCGGGAGCTTCCATCATGAGTGCTCTGGGTGCTCTTAGATTTGGTGCAGGGCTTGTTACCCTTGTCGGATATGAAAATCATCAGATGTTGCATATTCCGCATTCCCTCATGTATGCCCATGCTCTGCCGGCTAATACAACTGCAATTGCCTGCGGTATGGGACTGGGAACAGAATTCAGTGATGCTGAACTTAAAGAGCTGCTAAATAACGATCTTCCTCTTCTGGTGGATGCGGACCTGTTTGCGATGCCTCTTGTTTTGGAAATTTTAGAGCGTAAAAATATTGTGCTCACACCGCATCCAAAAGAGTTTGTATCACTTTTAAAACTCACAGAACTTGCCGACATTACTGTAGGGGAATTGCAAAAAAAACGATTTTTCTATGTGGAACTCTTTTGCAAAGCCTATCCGGATGCAACCCTTCTCTTAAAGGGGGCAAATGTTATTATCGGTGCAGGAGATGCATTTTTCATAAACCCTCACGGCAGTGCCAAACTCGCCAAAGCAGGAAGCGGCGATGTACTCAGCGGACTCATAGGCTCTTTGCTGGCACAGGGAAAAACCCCACTCGATGCTGCAATACACGGATCTCTTGCACACACAAAACTGGCACAAAACTATTCCGGTGCTGATTTTTCTCTTACACCGGAGAATTTGATACAGGGAATTGGGAATTTATAA
- a CDS encoding thiazole synthase: MDNKLKIGKYELGSRLIVGSGKYDSFETTKEATLASGSELITVAVRRLNITDPDKENLRDTFAGTNVKFLPNSAGCVTAEEAITTFRLTREATGIDLIKLEVIGDTQKTLYPDVLETIKACEILAKEGFTIMAYTSDDPIMAKRLEDAGADAVMPLAAPIGSGLGIQNPYNIVFIRDAIKVPVIVDAGIGCASDAAYAMELGADGVLTNTAIAQAQNPMVMAEAMKHAVQAGRMSYLAGRIPKRPYATASSPVDGMIQF, encoded by the coding sequence ATGGATAACAAATTAAAAATCGGAAAATATGAACTCGGTTCAAGACTTATTGTCGGAAGCGGGAAATATGACTCTTTTGAAACAACAAAAGAAGCAACACTTGCCAGCGGAAGCGAACTGATCACCGTTGCGGTCAGACGTCTTAATATTACAGACCCGGACAAGGAAAATCTGCGTGATACTTTTGCCGGAACAAATGTAAAGTTTCTGCCAAACTCCGCGGGATGTGTGACTGCCGAAGAAGCAATTACGACATTTCGTTTGACACGCGAGGCTACGGGTATTGATCTGATCAAACTTGAAGTCATCGGCGATACGCAAAAAACACTCTACCCTGATGTGCTTGAAACCATAAAAGCCTGTGAGATTTTGGCAAAAGAAGGTTTTACAATCATGGCATACACTTCGGATGATCCGATTATGGCAAAGCGTCTTGAAGATGCCGGAGCAGATGCGGTTATGCCTCTTGCCGCCCCTATCGGAAGCGGCCTGGGTATTCAAAACCCATACAATATTGTATTTATCCGCGATGCGATAAAAGTACCGGTAATTGTGGATGCAGGCATCGGCTGTGCCAGTGATGCTGCCTATGCAATGGAACTTGGTGCTGACGGTGTTTTGACAAACACAGCCATAGCCCAGGCACAGAACCCTATGGTAATGGCAGAGGCTATGAAGCATGCCGTACAGGCGGGAAGAATGAGCTACCTTGCAGGAAGAATTCCAAAACGCCCTTATGCAACCGCATCATCTCCGGTAGACGGTATGATACAGTTTTAG
- a CDS encoding sodium-dependent transporter — translation MKIARFSRIGFIMAAAGSAVGLGNIWKFPYITGEYGGGAFVLVYLITVLLIGFSIMTAEMLIGYLGRRDTVTSFEVLAPKHKNLWKFAGFQGLAGLFIMIFYSVVIGWIFNYIVTSLTYLPSTVAEAETTFTKMLHADFWTQFFYHTLSFVMITYVLHKGLKGGIEKLNMFLMPALMIILASMFAYAVTLDGFSKAVTFMFSPDWSKITSEAFVVAVGHAFFTLSLGMGAIMTYAASLEKNANIVKSAFWVVFLDTTIAIVAGLMLFTFLYQYGSGPAKGPGLVFISLPAAFYEMGIIGNIFAILFFIALAFAGLTSSVSLVEPMVQYFIDRFGWNRLKSTLSVGTFFWFFGIFAILSNIDGAKEYLTWGSKNFFDWVDYVTAAIMLPLGGLLMAIFVGYVMPRSEVEATMKPQLKWAFGPWYFSLRYITPVAMFVVMLSLMGII, via the coding sequence ATGAAAATAGCTAGATTTAGTCGGATTGGTTTTATAATGGCAGCAGCAGGCAGTGCTGTAGGACTTGGAAATATTTGGAAATTTCCTTATATTACAGGAGAGTATGGCGGCGGAGCTTTTGTCCTTGTTTATCTCATCACGGTACTGCTTATCGGCTTTTCCATTATGACAGCGGAAATGCTCATCGGGTATCTTGGCAGACGTGATACCGTGACCTCTTTTGAAGTGTTGGCACCAAAACATAAAAACTTATGGAAATTTGCCGGTTTTCAAGGGCTGGCAGGTCTTTTTATCATGATATTCTATTCTGTAGTCATCGGATGGATATTCAACTATATAGTTACCTCGCTGACCTATCTTCCCTCGACGGTTGCCGAAGCAGAAACAACCTTTACAAAGATGCTTCATGCTGATTTCTGGACACAGTTTTTCTACCATACGCTTTCCTTTGTGATGATTACCTATGTCCTGCACAAGGGTTTAAAAGGTGGTATAGAAAAGCTCAATATGTTTTTGATGCCGGCACTGATGATTATTTTGGCTTCGATGTTTGCGTATGCCGTTACCCTTGACGGTTTTTCAAAAGCGGTCACCTTTATGTTCTCTCCTGACTGGTCCAAGATTACCTCGGAAGCCTTTGTGGTCGCTGTCGGGCATGCTTTTTTTACACTGAGTCTTGGGATGGGTGCCATTATGACCTATGCGGCATCACTTGAAAAAAATGCAAATATTGTCAAGAGCGCTTTTTGGGTTGTCTTTTTGGATACGACAATAGCGATAGTCGCGGGACTGATGCTTTTTACCTTTTTGTACCAGTACGGTTCGGGTCCTGCAAAAGGTCCGGGGCTTGTTTTTATCTCTTTGCCGGCTGCATTTTATGAGATGGGCATCATCGGAAATATTTTTGCCATTTTGTTTTTTATTGCTTTGGCCTTTGCAGGATTGACATCTTCTGTTTCTCTTGTTGAGCCTATGGTACAGTATTTTATAGACCGATTTGGCTGGAATCGTCTCAAGTCGACTCTTTCTGTGGGGACATTTTTCTGGTTTTTCGGTATTTTTGCCATTCTCTCAAACATAGACGGTGCAAAAGAGTATCTGACATGGGGCAGCAAAAACTTTTTTGACTGGGTTGACTATGTGACTGCTGCGATTATGTTGCCTCTTGGCGGGCTTTTGATGGCGATTTTCGTCGGTTATGTCATGCCGCGTTCGGAAGTGGAAGCAACAATGAAACCACAGTTAAAATGGGCCTTTGGTCCATGGTACTTTTCTCTTCGCTATATTACGCCTGTCGCCATGTTTGTGGTGATGCTTTCACTAATGGGGATTATATGA
- a CDS encoding tyrosine-type recombinase/integrase codes for MRLYVKKTKNKKGVKESLWIDFTHNGVRHRKPLNLDNTPANRKLAEKQILPAIQYKISTGEFFKNKMKTVDEYMKISFDLQKSNRKQFTIVDYISKYNKHLQPVFGKKLLDTIKGVDITEWQNSMLEKGYAIETIKSVRGILSTIFEEAIRAELIEKNPVKYASIMSKRKQVKKATNEIVPFSISEIKSLIQSTRTEQMKNLYMLLFTTGLRGGEAIGLEWSKVDFEKMEIEISSQIGRGVVGSPKWDSFRTVPITEALLPYLQKQFEMTGDKNSYVFLNTCSKPFWDISKIREGEWTKDLARAGIKYRKIHQTRHTFCSTHISAGEDINLISKIAGHSSTRMTLEVYSKYIPRDLGDFGKAFNNI; via the coding sequence ATGAGACTATATGTAAAAAAAACAAAAAACAAAAAAGGTGTAAAGGAGTCACTATGGATTGATTTTACTCATAATGGAGTAAGACATAGAAAACCTTTGAACCTTGATAATACACCAGCTAATAGAAAATTGGCTGAAAAGCAAATATTACCAGCTATACAATATAAGATTAGCACAGGTGAGTTCTTTAAAAATAAAATGAAAACTGTTGATGAATATATGAAAATCTCTTTTGATTTGCAGAAGTCAAATAGAAAACAGTTTACTATTGTAGACTATATCAGTAAGTATAATAAGCATTTGCAACCTGTTTTTGGTAAAAAACTTTTAGATACTATAAAAGGTGTAGACATTACAGAATGGCAAAACAGTATGTTAGAAAAAGGTTATGCTATTGAAACTATTAAAAGTGTCAGAGGTATTTTAAGTACTATTTTTGAAGAAGCAATTAGGGCAGAACTAATTGAAAAGAATCCTGTAAAATATGCTTCTATTATGTCTAAAAGAAAACAAGTAAAAAAAGCAACTAATGAAATAGTGCCATTTAGTATTAGTGAAATAAAGAGCTTGATACAGTCTACAAGAACAGAACAAATGAAAAATTTGTATATGCTTTTGTTTACAACTGGACTAAGAGGTGGAGAAGCAATAGGTTTAGAATGGAGTAAAGTAGATTTTGAGAAAATGGAGATTGAAATAAGTTCTCAAATTGGTAGGGGAGTTGTTGGATCACCAAAATGGGACTCATTTAGAACTGTTCCAATAACAGAAGCATTACTTCCTTATTTACAAAAGCAATTTGAAATGACAGGAGATAAAAATTCTTATGTCTTTTTAAATACTTGCTCTAAACCATTTTGGGATATTTCTAAAATTAGAGAAGGTGAATGGACAAAAGACTTAGCAAGAGCTGGTATCAAGTATAGAAAAATTCACCAAACTAGACATACATTTTGTTCTACACATATTAGTGCAGGAGAAGATATAAATTTGATTAGTAAAATTGCTGGGCATAGTTCAACAAGAATGACACTTGAAGTTTATTCAAAATATATTCCAAGAGATTTGGGTGATTTTGGAAAAGCTTTTAATAATATATAG
- a CDS encoding helix-turn-helix transcriptional regulator — protein sequence MNINFEALEQIPAMLKLLEKISEDINKQVDKRWLSTKEAALYLGYSIDSINAKVKSGDFLPGYHYYQNSSKRMFDRAVLDKWVMGKDYQELEADMKNTVESIVEKIVA from the coding sequence ATGAATATTAATTTTGAGGCATTGGAACAGATTCCAGCAATGTTAAAACTATTAGAAAAAATATCAGAAGATATCAATAAACAAGTAGATAAGAGATGGCTTTCAACAAAAGAAGCAGCTCTATATCTTGGATATTCCATAGACTCCATTAATGCAAAAGTTAAAAGTGGTGACTTTCTTCCTGGATATCACTATTATCAAAACAGTTCAAAAAGAATGTTTGATAGAGCAGTGTTAGATAAATGGGTAATGGGTAAAGATTACCAAGAACTTGAAGCTGATATGAAAAATACTGTTGAAAGTATTGTAGAGAAAATTGTAGCTTAA
- a CDS encoding antirestriction protein ArdA, which translates to MRVYITDLEAYNNGHLVGSWYDLPMNEDLLTEAIENELQRGKEVCESKHNHEEYFITDYECDYIKIGEYDSLTKLNKIAEKIEKLEKQEQAAIKLMLENALAPDINNAIENIDNFICTGESKMEDIAYNYLEETGALQNLPENLQNYFDYEAFGRDMEIEGSYYEDNEGILWEYVA; encoded by the coding sequence ATGAGAGTATACATTACAGACTTAGAAGCTTACAACAATGGACATTTAGTTGGTTCTTGGTATGACTTACCTATGAATGAGGATTTACTTACTGAGGCTATTGAAAATGAGTTACAGAGGGGCAAAGAGGTATGTGAATCAAAACATAATCATGAAGAGTATTTTATTACAGATTATGAGTGTGATTATATAAAAATTGGAGAGTATGATTCACTTACAAAATTGAATAAAATTGCTGAAAAAATAGAAAAGTTAGAGAAACAAGAACAAGCAGCAATAAAACTAATGCTTGAAAATGCTCTTGCTCCTGATATAAACAATGCTATTGAAAATATAGATAATTTCATCTGCACAGGAGAGAGCAAAATGGAAGATATTGCATATAACTATCTTGAAGAGACAGGAGCTTTACAAAATCTACCTGAAAACTTACAAAACTATTTTGATTATGAAGCATTTGGCAGAGATATGGAGATAGAAGGCTCATATTATGAAGACAATGAGGGGATTTTATGGGAGTATGTGGCATAG
- a CDS encoding pentapeptide repeat-containing protein, which yields MKDKRYTCSVCDNLFEEQYFDKEQNKCILHCEKTDKNDWYSINASNEKEWTSKIKTFWSYIQLELNNIYEYSFYDVNGDSDYTYTKVIFPKFETEYEYDFYNEDDMGTNFFSFKVFEHPNEQPMPEVNQIFNKLNITFENCIFLDVANFGKYDRTHPISFEQCQFKKTVLLSKTQKSEVSFYECDFSNQDLCFSESNFENMFIMKDCQNINLLDISYATFNSFANFMNSTFNKTNFTATEFFDTVVFINVTFQDHVSFNYTTFAKLVLFRDSKFKKTLDLRDSIFRDEATFLGVEVNPANRETARQIKSSFEQQKNLIESNKYYALELREKRKELSFFKNPFEWIIFKIHWVSSNHSQSYISGLVWILVIGILGIKDNAYDSIVSLMDGDKKLDSIAMSLHSLLKFSSENISMYHLVLKAILAYLIYQFIVSVRQNTKRK from the coding sequence ATGAAAGATAAAAGATACACTTGTTCAGTATGTGACAATTTATTTGAGGAACAATACTTTGATAAAGAACAAAATAAGTGTATTTTACACTGTGAAAAAACTGATAAAAATGATTGGTATAGTATCAATGCTTCTAATGAAAAAGAGTGGACTAGTAAAATAAAGACTTTCTGGTCATACATTCAATTAGAATTAAATAATATCTATGAATATAGTTTCTATGATGTTAATGGTGACTCTGATTATACATATACAAAGGTGATATTTCCAAAGTTTGAAACAGAGTATGAGTATGATTTTTATAATGAAGATGATATGGGTACAAACTTTTTTTCATTTAAAGTATTTGAACATCCAAATGAACAACCAATGCCAGAAGTCAATCAAATTTTCAACAAATTGAATATTACTTTTGAAAACTGTATATTTTTAGATGTAGCAAACTTTGGAAAATACGATAGAACACATCCTATTAGCTTTGAGCAGTGTCAATTTAAGAAGACTGTTTTACTATCTAAAACTCAAAAATCAGAAGTAAGTTTTTATGAATGTGATTTTAGTAATCAGGATTTATGTTTTAGTGAATCAAATTTTGAAAATATGTTTATTATGAAAGATTGTCAAAATATCAATTTATTAGATATTAGTTATGCCACTTTTAACAGCTTTGCTAACTTTATGAACTCCACTTTTAATAAGACTAATTTTACTGCTACTGAGTTTTTTGATACTGTGGTGTTTATAAATGTAACTTTTCAAGATCATGTTTCTTTTAACTATACTACTTTTGCAAAGTTAGTATTGTTTAGGGATAGTAAGTTTAAAAAGACTTTGGATCTTAGAGATAGTATTTTTAGGGATGAAGCTACTTTTTTAGGAGTTGAAGTTAATCCAGCTAATAGAGAAACAGCAAGGCAAATTAAAAGTTCATTTGAACAGCAAAAAAACCTTATTGAGTCTAATAAATATTATGCTTTAGAGTTAAGAGAGAAAAGAAAAGAGTTGTCTTTTTTTAAAAATCCATTTGAGTGGATAATTTTTAAAATACATTGGGTGTCTTCTAATCATTCACAAAGTTATATATCAGGACTTGTTTGGATTTTGGTTATTGGTATACTTGGTATAAAAGATAATGCTTATGATTCTATTGTAAGTCTTATGGATGGTGATAAGAAACTGGACTCTATTGCAATGTCTCTTCATTCTCTTTTAAAATTCAGTTCTGAGAATATTTCAATGTATCACTTAGTTCTAAAGGCTATATTAGCATATTTAATTTATCAATTTATTGTGTCAGTAAGGCAAAACACAAAAAGAAAATAG